Proteins from a single region of Belliella baltica DSM 15883:
- a CDS encoding FecCD family ABC transporter permease yields MIKTLQASIPREKHRIQNTVLLFLSLLLVGLILLSASLGAYQIPFESVLGVLSSKLGLSWGYFTEPQSQVLMTIRFPRILMGILIGGGLGLAGAALQGLFRNPIVEPGLIGVSSGGAFFAVVFIVFGAGLTSLSPLFSLIGLPLFAFLGGLLVTFLVYNISSHSGKTDISVLILAGVAINALMGALIGLVLFYADDAALRNFTFWSLGDLGGSNWSKLGIAAALILPGIGFIIRLFPQLNAMALGEREAYHMGVNVQHVKYVLFLSSALIVGTAVSLSGTIGFVGLVVPHLIRLGFGADHRLVLPGSFLLGSILLSSADLLARNLVQPAELPIGIITALLGAPFFIYLIVNFKKVKH; encoded by the coding sequence ATGATCAAAACTTTGCAAGCAAGTATTCCTAGAGAAAAGCACCGAATTCAAAATACAGTGTTGCTGTTTTTGAGTTTGCTTTTGGTGGGACTTATTTTATTATCTGCATCGCTAGGAGCATATCAGATTCCCTTTGAATCTGTTTTAGGTGTGCTTTCGAGCAAACTGGGGCTATCGTGGGGGTATTTTACTGAACCTCAATCGCAAGTTTTAATGACCATCAGGTTCCCAAGGATTTTGATGGGGATCTTGATAGGTGGAGGACTAGGACTTGCTGGCGCTGCTTTACAAGGACTGTTCAGAAATCCGATTGTAGAACCTGGTTTGATAGGTGTGAGTTCTGGGGGCGCATTTTTTGCAGTTGTTTTTATTGTTTTCGGTGCTGGTTTGACAAGTCTTTCACCTTTATTTTCCTTAATTGGTTTGCCCCTCTTTGCATTTTTAGGCGGATTGCTTGTCACATTTTTAGTTTATAACATTTCAAGTCATTCAGGTAAAACAGATATTTCTGTATTGATTTTGGCAGGGGTAGCTATCAATGCGCTAATGGGTGCTTTGATTGGATTGGTTTTGTTTTATGCGGATGATGCGGCATTGAGAAATTTTACTTTTTGGAGTTTAGGAGATCTTGGAGGTAGTAATTGGTCAAAACTCGGAATTGCTGCGGCTTTGATCCTTCCAGGAATAGGCTTTATAATCAGACTATTTCCACAACTCAATGCGATGGCATTGGGCGAGCGAGAGGCATATCATATGGGTGTGAATGTTCAACATGTGAAATATGTGTTGTTCCTTTCATCTGCATTGATTGTAGGGACAGCGGTGTCTTTGAGTGGAACTATTGGTTTTGTAGGCTTGGTGGTTCCACACCTTATCCGACTTGGTTTTGGTGCAGATCATCGTTTGGTTTTGCCGGGATCATTTCTTCTAGGGTCCATTCTCCTTTCTTCAGCTGATTTACTAGCAAGAAATTTGGTTCAGCCTGCGGAATTGCCAATTGGGATCATTACTGCTTTGCTAGGAGCTCCATTTTTTATCTATCTAATCGTCAATTTCAAAAAAGTAAAACACTAA
- a CDS encoding DinB family protein yields the protein MLIELWKEGRTRLTNQLVNIKSEDLTKKLGNSPNSAGFLIRHIAEVELLFAKNVFCNMEVKVDAKTLKAGKDTGEWTDLESLLGLVKEAGDQLERAINSQTDWDTVIKTQEFGEKTKAESLGRITTHTAYHAGQLAIVLKYGK from the coding sequence ATGTTAATCGAACTCTGGAAAGAAGGCCGTACAAGGCTAACTAATCAATTGGTAAATATTAAATCTGAAGACCTCACCAAAAAGCTTGGGAACAGTCCAAATTCCGCAGGATTTCTGATCCGACATATCGCTGAAGTCGAGTTGCTCTTTGCCAAAAATGTCTTTTGCAATATGGAGGTGAAAGTGGATGCAAAAACCCTAAAGGCTGGTAAAGACACAGGAGAATGGACGGACTTGGAGTCTCTTTTGGGCCTAGTAAAAGAAGCAGGAGACCAACTCGAAAGAGCCATCAATAGTCAGACTGATTGGGATACGGTCATCAAAACCCAAGAGTTTGGAGAAAAAACCAAAGCTGAATCCTTAGGTAGAATTACAACCCATACTGCCTATCATGCAGGACAATTGGCGATTGTGCTGAAGTATGGTAAATAG
- a CDS encoding response regulator transcription factor produces the protein MDGFLRDKLRKQNSFSDFFIEWKEREFDLENVDEDKLLKDLEVISQNMGMKEGIIIGCIDYRDLSLAFFTDNVEDIMGYPSSFFRKKGMEAVLTMLHPDDVPELAKFQKIVFDLLQELTREEMDTFQFSYTVRWVHFKTKEVKWFACKVRPYLIDKNKNVVFDLHIVVLLANPPQVSNFDWSYSYTSKNGDKIHASKRDPASINFKLTKKEKTIANMILDGFNSQEIADELHIAKNTVNTHRKNILKKLNAKNTVELMKILLATRMN, from the coding sequence ATGGATGGATTTTTAAGAGATAAATTGAGAAAACAAAATTCGTTTTCTGATTTTTTTATTGAATGGAAAGAAAGAGAGTTTGACCTAGAAAATGTAGATGAGGACAAACTCCTCAAAGATCTTGAAGTAATCAGTCAAAATATGGGGATGAAGGAAGGCATCATCATTGGCTGCATTGATTATCGGGATTTGAGTTTAGCTTTTTTCACGGATAATGTGGAAGATATCATGGGCTACCCCAGTTCTTTTTTTAGGAAAAAAGGTATGGAGGCAGTTCTTACCATGTTGCACCCAGATGATGTTCCTGAGTTGGCTAAATTTCAAAAGATTGTTTTTGATCTTTTGCAAGAACTCACTAGAGAAGAAATGGATACTTTCCAGTTTTCATACACCGTTCGTTGGGTTCATTTCAAAACGAAAGAAGTGAAATGGTTTGCTTGCAAAGTTCGTCCATACTTGATTGATAAAAACAAGAATGTGGTTTTTGACTTACACATTGTAGTTCTTTTGGCTAATCCTCCACAGGTAAGCAACTTTGACTGGAGCTATTCTTATACTTCAAAGAATGGTGATAAAATCCACGCTTCAAAAAGAGATCCTGCTTCTATCAATTTCAAATTAACTAAGAAGGAAAAAACTATTGCCAATATGATCCTAGATGGTTTTAATTCTCAAGAAATTGCTGATGAACTGCATATAGCCAAAAATACGGTAAATACACATCGAAAAAATATATTGAAAAAGCTCAATGCAAAAAACACAGTAGAATTGATGAAAATACTACTTGCCACGCGAATGAATTAA
- the mutS gene encoding DNA mismatch repair protein MutS: MAKAKVAEVKETPLMKQYNAIKAKHPGALLLFRVGDFYETFGEDAIKASKVLDIVLTKRANGAASHIELAGFPHHSLDSYLPKLVRAGNRVAICDQLEDPKEVKGIVKRGVTELVTPGLSFNDNVLDKRRNNYLASIYFGKDTLGIAFLDLSTGEFMCAEGSQSYIEKLLQSFSPSEVIYSKTAKSRAAEILKDNFSTFHCEDWVYQFDYTYEKLTNHFATNNLKGFGIENLEHGIIAAGAVLFYLEETEHKEVKHIAAISRIAEERYVWLDKFTIRNLELVYPQQDGGIPLISILDHTVTPMGSRMMKKWMVLPLKEKEPIEERLKVVEYFFSKRELADDIHNHLKQIGDLERLISKVAVGRINPREMNQLKKALKNTLPIKEILRKSSNASLKKLADQINPCEFLLEKIEKELQEDAPMLTHQGNIIKDGVDSELDEYRGLANTGKDYLVQLQHREIQRTGISSLKIAFNKVFGYYLEVTNAHKDKVPEEWIRKQTLVNAERYITPELKDYEEKILNAEERMITIEQKYFLALVQDASEFVTQIQQNARVLATVDSLLSFASVAKSNNYCKPKISDTDSLEIKDGRHPVIEKQLPIGEDYVPNDIYLDNDSQQIIIITGPNMAGKSALLRQTALIVLMAQMGSFVPASYARIGIIDKVFTRVGASDNLAKGESTFMVEMTETASILNNLSDRSLVLMDEIGRGTSTYDGISIAWSIVEFLHNHPKSRAKTLFATHYHELNQLAEDFPKIKNFNVSVKEVGNKVIFMRKLKEGGSEHSFGIHVAQMAGMPNPVVLRASEIMVHLEKDKDLHEQKEKMKDMPKNNFQLSLFEIDPKYKEAKEMLDAIDINTISPVEALLKLNEIKKKLAN; encoded by the coding sequence ATGGCCAAAGCGAAGGTAGCAGAAGTAAAAGAAACACCCTTGATGAAGCAGTACAATGCCATCAAAGCAAAGCACCCTGGTGCTTTATTACTATTTAGAGTAGGGGACTTTTACGAGACTTTTGGAGAAGATGCGATCAAAGCTAGCAAGGTCTTGGATATCGTATTGACCAAGCGTGCAAATGGAGCTGCATCACATATTGAATTGGCTGGATTTCCACATCATTCTCTCGACAGCTACTTACCAAAACTCGTCAGGGCTGGTAATCGCGTGGCTATCTGCGACCAACTCGAAGATCCGAAAGAAGTCAAAGGTATCGTCAAGCGAGGCGTAACCGAACTTGTGACTCCAGGGCTATCTTTTAATGACAATGTCCTTGACAAAAGAAGAAACAACTATTTGGCTTCAATTTATTTTGGAAAGGACACCTTGGGAATCGCCTTTTTAGATCTTTCTACCGGTGAATTTATGTGCGCCGAAGGGTCTCAGTCTTATATCGAAAAACTCCTTCAGAGCTTTAGCCCTTCAGAAGTCATCTATTCGAAAACAGCAAAATCTAGAGCTGCAGAAATTCTGAAGGACAATTTCTCAACTTTTCACTGTGAGGATTGGGTATATCAATTTGACTATACTTACGAAAAACTCACCAACCATTTTGCCACGAATAACCTCAAAGGTTTTGGAATTGAAAACTTGGAGCATGGAATCATTGCGGCTGGCGCTGTTTTATTTTATCTGGAAGAAACAGAACATAAAGAAGTCAAGCACATTGCAGCGATATCACGTATAGCAGAAGAAAGGTACGTTTGGTTAGATAAATTCACCATCCGCAACCTTGAATTGGTCTATCCTCAACAAGACGGGGGAATTCCTTTAATTTCTATTTTGGATCATACCGTCACTCCGATGGGGTCAAGAATGATGAAAAAATGGATGGTCCTTCCATTGAAAGAAAAAGAACCGATTGAAGAGCGCTTGAAAGTCGTAGAATACTTTTTTTCTAAAAGAGAACTTGCTGATGATATTCATAATCACCTCAAGCAAATTGGTGATTTGGAAAGATTGATATCCAAAGTGGCTGTTGGAAGAATCAACCCACGGGAAATGAACCAACTCAAAAAAGCACTCAAAAACACCTTGCCGATCAAGGAAATATTGAGAAAATCAAGCAATGCTTCACTAAAAAAGCTAGCAGATCAAATCAATCCTTGCGAATTCTTACTCGAAAAAATCGAGAAAGAACTTCAAGAAGATGCGCCTATGCTTACCCATCAAGGTAATATCATCAAAGATGGTGTTGATTCTGAATTAGATGAATATAGAGGGCTTGCTAATACTGGCAAAGACTACCTAGTTCAACTGCAACATCGAGAAATTCAAAGAACAGGCATTTCATCATTAAAAATCGCATTCAACAAAGTATTTGGCTATTATCTAGAGGTCACCAATGCCCATAAGGACAAGGTGCCTGAGGAGTGGATTAGGAAGCAGACTTTGGTAAATGCAGAACGTTATATCACTCCCGAACTCAAGGATTACGAAGAAAAAATCCTGAATGCTGAGGAAAGAATGATTACCATTGAACAAAAATATTTCTTGGCACTTGTTCAAGATGCTTCTGAATTTGTCACCCAAATACAGCAAAATGCAAGAGTTTTAGCAACTGTGGACAGCTTACTTTCTTTTGCATCTGTGGCCAAAAGCAACAACTATTGTAAGCCTAAGATTTCTGATACTGATTCCCTAGAAATCAAAGATGGAAGACATCCCGTGATCGAAAAGCAGTTGCCTATTGGTGAAGACTATGTTCCAAATGATATTTACTTGGACAATGATTCCCAGCAGATTATCATTATCACAGGACCAAACATGGCTGGTAAATCTGCTTTGCTTAGACAGACTGCCTTGATCGTTTTGATGGCTCAGATGGGAAGCTTTGTTCCAGCGTCCTATGCTAGAATTGGCATCATAGATAAAGTATTCACAAGAGTAGGTGCTTCAGACAATTTAGCCAAGGGCGAGTCAACTTTTATGGTGGAAATGACTGAGACTGCAAGTATATTGAATAATCTCTCTGATAGAAGCCTTGTCCTAATGGACGAGATTGGAAGAGGCACATCTACTTATGATGGAATTTCTATTGCCTGGTCAATTGTAGAATTTCTCCATAATCACCCCAAATCACGAGCAAAGACCTTATTTGCGACACATTATCATGAATTAAATCAATTGGCAGAAGATTTTCCCAAAATCAAAAACTTCAATGTTTCTGTAAAAGAGGTTGGCAACAAAGTGATTTTTATGCGAAAATTGAAAGAAGGTGGCAGCGAACATAGTTTTGGTATTCATGTAGCGCAAATGGCAGGAATGCCAAATCCCGTAGTCTTAAGAGCCTCTGAGATCATGGTTCACCTGGAAAAAGACAAAGATCTTCATGAACAAAAAGAAAAGATGAAGGATATGCCTAAAAACAATTTTCAACTTTCCTTGTTCGAAATAGACCCTAAATACAAAGAGGCAAAAGAGATGTTAGACGCCATTGATATCAATACTATCTCGCCTGTAGAAGCCCTTTTAAAACTAAATGAAATCAAGAAAAAACTTGCGAATTAA
- a CDS encoding ion transporter, with translation MSLFPSKSRLAHIVFEHDDEASKNFDLIILVMIMASLVVVILDSEPSLYAKYHNEFLILEWILTGLFTVEYIGRIWLSKKKLGYIFSFYGIVDLLAIIPSYLSLFLVGTQFFVVIRALRFLRVVRILKLGRYMKEAEVLKTALKSSRPKIQLFLGTVLTIVLITGTLMFIVEGPENGFTSIAMSMYWAIVTLTTVGFGDITPITPLGKLLASVIMLLGYAIIAVPTGIVTSELTMASSQALKKERKTCRVCKTANQDIDSIFCKSCGERF, from the coding sequence ATGTCTCTTTTCCCATCCAAATCCCGACTTGCACACATCGTTTTTGAGCATGATGATGAGGCATCTAAAAACTTCGATTTGATCATTTTAGTGATGATCATGGCAAGTTTAGTCGTTGTGATTTTAGATTCCGAACCTAGTTTGTATGCCAAATACCACAATGAATTCTTGATATTAGAATGGATCCTAACTGGTTTATTTACTGTAGAATATATTGGGAGAATTTGGCTGAGTAAGAAAAAACTTGGATATATTTTTAGCTTCTATGGGATCGTAGATCTTCTTGCCATTATCCCTTCATATTTGAGTCTATTCCTTGTTGGAACACAATTTTTTGTCGTGATTAGAGCTCTCAGATTTCTGAGAGTGGTAAGGATTCTAAAACTTGGCCGATACATGAAAGAGGCCGAAGTTTTGAAAACTGCTCTCAAATCTAGCCGACCAAAAATCCAACTCTTCTTAGGAACTGTATTAACCATTGTATTGATCACAGGTACATTGATGTTTATAGTAGAAGGCCCCGAAAACGGGTTTACCAGTATCGCCATGTCGATGTATTGGGCTATCGTGACCTTGACAACTGTTGGGTTTGGCGATATCACACCGATTACTCCACTTGGTAAATTATTAGCCTCTGTCATCATGCTTCTTGGCTATGCCATCATCGCAGTTCCAACAGGAATCGTCACCTCAGAATTAACCATGGCAAGTAGTCAAGCTCTCAAAAAAGAAAGAAAAACTTGCCGAGTTTGTAAAACTGCAAATCAAGACATCGATTCTATCTTCTGCAAATCTTGTGGAGAACGATTCTAA
- a CDS encoding heme/hemin ABC transporter substrate-binding protein has translation MKSNFFLYLFLLGACSSPKESEIKSEKRIITAGGTITEIVSELGLGDLIVATDITSTYPTKMKELPSIGYRNQIKSEGILSMNPDVILAETDYLSADVVAQLKATGIEVKFFEKPTSVKGAFSLISDLANYLGVTEKGKLIQEEVKNELLELAQFLEKQEVVEKPTMLFIMARGEDMVFVGGDDTFASSIIQLSGLQSPVLGFKDFIPLTPEALAKFNPDYILMFDSGLATLGGEEGLTKIRGIEQTHAFQNGQILAFDGLLLSGFGPRVAEVALEIAKSVYP, from the coding sequence ATGAAATCTAACTTCTTTTTGTATCTATTCCTTTTAGGTGCTTGTTCATCTCCAAAGGAATCCGAAATAAAATCTGAAAAACGCATCATCACTGCTGGTGGAACAATCACGGAGATCGTATCAGAATTAGGTCTTGGCGATTTAATCGTTGCAACTGACATCACTTCTACCTATCCGACTAAAATGAAAGAACTCCCTTCTATAGGTTATCGAAATCAAATCAAATCAGAAGGAATTTTATCCATGAACCCAGATGTGATTTTGGCTGAGACAGATTATTTATCAGCGGATGTAGTTGCCCAACTCAAGGCTACAGGGATTGAGGTGAAGTTCTTTGAAAAGCCGACTTCAGTAAAAGGCGCTTTTAGCTTGATCTCAGATTTGGCTAATTATTTAGGTGTAACAGAAAAAGGTAAATTGATTCAAGAGGAAGTAAAAAACGAGCTTTTAGAGTTAGCGCAATTTTTAGAAAAGCAGGAAGTGGTTGAAAAGCCAACAATGCTGTTCATCATGGCTAGGGGAGAAGATATGGTTTTTGTAGGGGGAGATGATACTTTCGCCTCTTCTATTATTCAGCTTTCAGGTTTGCAATCTCCAGTTTTAGGTTTCAAAGACTTTATTCCATTGACTCCTGAAGCATTAGCGAAGTTCAATCCTGATTATATTTTAATGTTTGACTCAGGTTTGGCAACGTTGGGCGGAGAAGAAGGCTTGACGAAGATAAGAGGGATTGAACAGACTCATGCCTTCCAAAATGGGCAAATCTTAGCTTTTGATGGATTATTACTCTCTGGTTTTGGTCCTAGAGTAGCAGAAGTAGCTTTAGAAATCGCAAAATCTGTTTATCCATGA
- a CDS encoding heme ABC transporter ATP-binding protein — translation MLQGKNIHFCITDTPIIGDVNVKLEPGKFTVIIGPNGAGKSTLFKILSGDISCSRGEVLYNGKPIKSFSSQQLSRIRAVMPQHSSVSFPFSAWEVVELGTLNAPQEFDQKEIIEVMEKLQIWHLRDRSYNLLSGGEKQRVQLARVLIQIWKKQAFPRFLLLDEPISSMDISLQHLVLGLLNELKTRNIGILSVLHDLSLVGNYADEVIMMKNGNISFQGHVSKVFNSHNLEFLFGYPIQVRKFNDGPGLLVHSLPIHHINYSISQVQ, via the coding sequence ATGCTACAAGGGAAAAATATTCATTTCTGTATTACAGATACTCCGATCATAGGAGATGTAAATGTCAAACTTGAGCCTGGCAAATTCACAGTTATTATTGGTCCAAATGGAGCGGGAAAGTCAACGCTCTTTAAGATTCTATCCGGAGACATTTCTTGCAGTAGAGGTGAAGTTCTTTATAACGGAAAACCCATTAAGTCATTTTCGAGTCAACAATTGTCGAGAATCCGTGCAGTAATGCCACAGCACAGTTCCGTTTCTTTTCCTTTCTCGGCTTGGGAAGTAGTAGAATTAGGAACCCTTAATGCACCTCAAGAATTCGATCAAAAAGAGATCATTGAGGTAATGGAAAAACTCCAAATTTGGCACTTGAGAGATAGGTCATATAACCTCCTTTCAGGAGGAGAAAAACAGCGTGTGCAATTAGCAAGGGTATTGATTCAAATCTGGAAAAAACAGGCTTTCCCAAGATTTTTACTTTTGGATGAACCTATTTCTAGTATGGATATTTCTTTGCAACATTTGGTTTTGGGCCTTCTCAATGAGCTAAAAACTAGAAATATTGGCATTCTATCGGTATTGCATGATTTAAGTTTAGTAGGAAATTATGCTGATGAAGTGATCATGATGAAAAATGGAAATATCTCCTTCCAAGGCCATGTCTCCAAAGTTTTCAACAGCCATAATCTAGAGTTTTTATTTGGCTATCCTATTCAAGTTAGAAAGTTCAATGATGGCCCAGGACTTTTGGTTCATAGCCTTCCTATACATCATATAAATTATAGCATATCACAAGTACAATAA
- a CDS encoding RNA methyltransferase, translating to MKKLSMEELNRLSVEEFKEVKKSPLVIVLDNIRSLNNVGSSFRTADAFLIEKIYLCGITGTPPHRDIQKTALGATDSVAWEYKSSTLEAIEELKQNGFEICAFEQVDKSVMLQEFQPQEGKKYALIFGNEVFGVEEEVIMASDHLLEIPQLGTKHSLNISVTLGIGIWDFMSKMGLFEIEREE from the coding sequence ATGAAAAAATTAAGCATGGAAGAACTCAATCGACTTTCGGTTGAGGAGTTTAAGGAAGTGAAAAAAAGCCCTCTTGTGATTGTCTTGGATAATATTCGGAGTTTGAATAATGTGGGGTCGTCTTTTAGAACTGCTGATGCTTTTTTGATTGAGAAAATTTACCTCTGTGGGATTACAGGAACACCACCTCACCGAGACATTCAGAAGACAGCCTTGGGAGCGACGGATTCTGTCGCTTGGGAATACAAAAGCAGCACGCTCGAAGCAATTGAAGAACTGAAGCAAAATGGATTTGAGATTTGTGCTTTTGAGCAGGTGGACAAAAGTGTGATGTTGCAGGAATTTCAGCCTCAAGAAGGTAAAAAATACGCCCTGATTTTTGGAAATGAAGTTTTTGGAGTGGAAGAAGAAGTAATCATGGCATCAGATCACCTCTTAGAAATCCCACAACTTGGCACCAAGCATTCCTTAAATATCTCAGTCACTTTAGGAATTGGTATTTGGGATTTCATGAGTAAGATGGGGCTTTTTGAAATAGAAAGAGAAGAATGA
- the tnpC gene encoding IS66 family transposase — MGKNSVDYWYSWDYVLIFRKHFYSILDHRDTLIQELIKMNLQLMEQVKSLKSRVSDLENELARYRNPKNSRNSSVPPSKDENRPKKNQSLRQDTGRKTGGQPGHKGHTLEMTSSPDIIENHIPLFCTCCGGDLSAVPAELSSKRQVLDLPVIKVVCTEHRIFSKNCSCGEKISGSFPDNINAPIQYGSGVETIVGYLHARQYVPYRRMKELLRDCFGINLSEGSIDNIIGRFARKSAPIYAKIKTAVSKSPVIGADETGAKVDGNKQWVWTYQTEELTLLAISESRGLKAMNTHFPDGFGKAVLCHDAWRAYFNYSENLHQLCCAHLLRELNYIVERYKSKWADSLRALFREAISLKRKLKKLPDPENSRSIASIEEKMDNLLAQPVESKHKEAVSLQKRLLKYRKSLFTFLYHQKVPPDNNASERAIRNIKVKQKISGQFKSNNGAENFSVIRSVVDTLIKRSGNILENLNHIANLQPE, encoded by the coding sequence GTGGGGAAAAACAGCGTGGATTATTGGTATTCATGGGATTATGTGCTGATATTCAGGAAACATTTCTATAGTATATTGGACCACAGGGATACGCTTATTCAGGAACTGATCAAGATGAACCTCCAGCTTATGGAGCAGGTCAAGTCTTTAAAATCTAGGGTATCCGATTTGGAAAATGAGCTTGCCCGTTACCGTAATCCAAAAAACAGCCGCAACAGCTCGGTTCCCCCTTCAAAAGACGAGAACCGCCCCAAAAAAAATCAGAGTCTCCGTCAGGATACAGGGCGCAAAACCGGCGGTCAGCCTGGACACAAAGGCCATACCCTTGAAATGACATCCTCCCCGGACATAATAGAAAACCACATCCCTTTATTCTGTACCTGCTGTGGTGGTGATCTGTCGGCGGTTCCAGCAGAACTGTCCTCCAAAAGACAGGTCCTGGATCTTCCTGTGATTAAAGTGGTATGTACCGAGCATAGAATCTTTTCCAAAAACTGTTCCTGTGGAGAAAAGATCAGTGGGTCATTCCCTGACAATATCAATGCCCCCATACAGTACGGGAGCGGTGTTGAAACCATTGTCGGTTATCTGCATGCCAGACAGTATGTTCCCTATAGAAGGATGAAAGAACTTCTCAGGGACTGCTTCGGTATTAATCTCAGCGAGGGGAGTATCGATAACATTATCGGTAGGTTTGCCCGCAAGTCTGCACCAATATATGCAAAGATAAAGACGGCAGTCTCTAAAAGTCCTGTGATAGGAGCTGACGAGACTGGGGCTAAAGTGGATGGAAACAAACAGTGGGTCTGGACTTATCAGACCGAGGAACTCACCCTGTTAGCTATATCTGAATCACGTGGACTTAAGGCGATGAATACACATTTTCCCGATGGGTTCGGAAAGGCAGTATTGTGCCACGATGCATGGAGGGCATACTTCAACTATTCGGAAAACCTGCACCAGCTCTGTTGTGCACATCTGCTTAGGGAGCTCAACTACATTGTTGAACGCTATAAATCTAAATGGGCTGACAGCCTTAGGGCCCTGTTCAGGGAAGCTATCTCACTGAAGAGAAAACTCAAAAAACTACCAGATCCAGAGAATAGCAGGAGTATTGCTTCCATTGAAGAGAAGATGGATAACCTACTCGCCCAACCTGTAGAGTCAAAACATAAAGAAGCAGTATCCCTACAAAAAAGACTCCTGAAATACAGAAAGTCACTTTTTACTTTTCTCTATCACCAAAAAGTACCACCGGATAACAATGCCTCTGAAAGAGCCATACGCAACATCAAGGTGAAACAAAAAATATCAGGACAGTTCAAATCCAACAATGGAGCTGAAAACTTCAGTGTTATAAGATCCGTCGTGGATACCCTGATCAAACGTTCGGGAAATATCTTAGAAAATCTAAATCATATAGCTAATTTACAACCTGAGTAG
- a CDS encoding carbonic anhydrase, with product MRSFIYVIIPILITFSCKSEQSDQHLENVPKENLLNVLLEGNERFSEDHPIHPDQTLDRLRDLSQGQHPVAAVVSCSDSRVPPELIFDQGLGDLFVIRNAGNIVADYEIGSVEYAIEHLEVPLVIILGHTKCGAIGAFVEHEHEPSHHYSDYIQKIIDFIDAEEEEQVLQRGTVDFYEKAIEANVLHGIHELKNKVPLVNKLIGAKKLRIVGAIYDVETGRVKVLEDLD from the coding sequence ATGCGAAGCTTTATATATGTCATTATCCCAATACTTATTACATTTTCTTGTAAATCTGAGCAGAGTGATCAACACCTTGAAAATGTACCCAAAGAGAATTTGCTAAATGTGCTCTTGGAAGGAAACGAAAGATTTTCAGAGGACCATCCGATCCATCCAGATCAGACTCTTGACAGGTTGAGAGATCTTTCGCAAGGGCAACATCCTGTAGCGGCAGTAGTGAGTTGCTCAGATTCGAGAGTGCCACCAGAATTGATTTTTGATCAAGGTTTAGGGGACTTGTTTGTGATCCGTAATGCAGGAAATATTGTGGCGGATTATGAAATCGGTAGTGTTGAGTATGCTATTGAGCATTTAGAAGTTCCGTTAGTGATTATTCTTGGACATACCAAATGCGGAGCTATAGGCGCTTTTGTGGAACATGAACATGAGCCCTCACATCATTACTCAGATTATATCCAAAAGATTATTGATTTCATAGATGCTGAGGAAGAGGAACAAGTTCTTCAGAGAGGAACAGTTGATTTTTATGAAAAAGCTATCGAAGCAAATGTCCTACATGGTATTCATGAATTGAAAAATAAAGTCCCCTTAGTTAATAAGTTAATTGGGGCAAAAAAACTTCGTATTGTAGGCGCAATTTACGATGTAGAGACTGGGAGGGTTAAGGTGCTGGAAGATTTAGATTGA